The DNA sequence ACGAGTTCGGTGAAGCGCGTGCTGAACGTGCCGAGGGAGGAGCAGCCGACCGCGAAGCAGACGTCGGTGACGCTGAGGTCGCCACGACGCAGCAACGTCATCGCGCGCTCGATGCGCCTCGTCATCAGGTACGCGTATGGCGACTCGCCGTAGGCGCGCCGGAACTGGCGGCTGAGGTGTCCCGCCGACATGTTCGCGCCGCGGGCGAGGGCCTCGACGTCCAGCGGCTGCGCGTACTCCCGGTCGATCCGGTCGCGGACGCGGC is a window from the Actinomycetota bacterium genome containing:
- a CDS encoding helix-turn-helix transcriptional regulator, whose translation is RVRDRIDREYAQPLDVEALARGANMSAGHLSRQFRRAYGESPYAYLMTRRIERAMTLLRRGDLSVTDVCFAVGCSSLGTFSTRFTELVGMPPSRYRHEAAHATAGMVPCVARQVTRPVRNREAAAPGRA